The DNA sequence GTTGGCGGATCTGGCAGTCACTTTGCCTGTCGCTCAGCCTGGGGCGGAATCTGCGTGGCACCTTTATGTTGTGCGATTGAAGCTGGCTCATATCAAATTGAGCCAAACACAAGTCTTTGAAGCCTTGAGAGCCGCGGGGTTGGGCGTGAACCTGCACTACATTCCTGTGCACCTGCAGCCTTACTACCAAGCCTTAGGCTTCAAGGGTGGCGATTTTCCTGAAGCCGAGCGTTATTTCGGTGAAGCGATCAGTCTGCCGCTTTATCCCGATCTGACGGATGAACAGCAGGTTGAAGTGGTAGAGATCTTGCGACAGACATTGAAATGAATATAGGACCTGAGCGATTTGAAGAGATGCAGTCTGGAGGCCGAGAGTTTAGCCTTCATGGCGAAAGAACGTCGTTGAGAAAATGCTCTTGAGCTTGATCGCCATCATTCCCGCCCGTGGCGGCAGCAAACGGATTCCGCGCAAGAACCTGAAGCTGTTCGATGGCGTGCCGATGATTGTCCGTTCGATTCAGGCCGCTTTGGCATCACAGCTCTTTGATGAAGTTGTAGTCAGCACCGACAACGAAGAAATCGCCGAGCTGGCGCGGATCCACGGAGCGCAGGTTCCGTTCATGCGGCCGATTGCGTTAGCCGATGATTTTACGGGAACGACAGCGGTGGTCGCTCATGCCTTGGGTGAGTTGCATGAGCGGTCGTTCGACTTTGCCTGTTGCATCTATGCCACCGCTCCGCTATTGCAGGCGCGGTTTCTGCGTCAGGGGCTGCAGTTGTTGCGTGATCATCCGGATAAGTCATTCGCGTTTTCGGTGACCAGTTTTGGCTTTCCCATTCAACGTGCCTTGACCCTGGATGAGCAGGGCGCGCTTACACCTCTCTATCCTCAGTTTCGCGAGACTCGTTCCCAGGACTTGCCCGAAGCGTTCCAGGACGCCGGTCAGTTCTACTGGGGGCGCCGGGAGGCTTGGTTGCGCGGTGACGTACTCTTTTCACCCAAGAGCTTGCCGGTGGTCCTGCCTCGTCATCTGGTACAGGACATCGACACACCAGAGGATTGGAAGCGAGCCGAATACCTCTACGCCGCGTTGAAGGCAGGTGGGGAGCTGAAATGAGGGTTTTGATCCGCGCTGACGCTTCGCCAGCCATTGGCAGCGGACACATCGCCCGCTGCCTGACCCTGGCTCGTGTGTTGCGTGGGCACGGCGCGCATGTTGCGTTTGCCTGTCGCCAGTTGCCAGGACATCGCTTACAGGCGTTGGCGGCGGAGGGCTTCGAGACGTTCGCCTTACCGGATTTCTATCCTGGGGAGGATCCGCAGCAGGCCATTGAATCCTTGCTGCCGTGGCAGGAGGATATCGCGGCGTTGCAACAGGTATCGAGCGACCAACCTGGTTTCGATTGGGTTATCGTCGATCATTATGGCCTGGACCATCATTGGCAGACGGCTGCTCGGCGTTTTGCCCCAAGAATCATGGCAATGGATGATCTGGCGACCCGTACCTACAGCGTCGATCTGCTGCTCAACCAGAACTTGTCTGGTACCCGGGCCGCCTACACGGGTTTGTTGCCCGAGTCTTGCCGGACGCTACTCGGACCGCGTTACGCCCTGTTGCGCGATGAGTTTCGCTGTGAGGCGATTGACATCAAGCCCAGGGCCAGGCGAGTGCTGGTTAACTTTGGCGGGTTTGATGCGGCGATGCAAACCCACCACGCCATGTTGGCGTTGGCGGATTTTCCGGAGCTTGAAGTCGATTTTGTTGCCGGTGCGGACAACCCGGCCTGGGCTCGGATGCAGATGATGGCAGCGAGTCGACCCAACTGGCGCTTGCACAGCTTTGTCAGGCATTTCCATCAGCTCATGATCGAAGCTGATTTGTTCATTGGTGCCGGTGGCGGTACCAGTTGGGAGCGCGCCGCCATGGGCCTGCCCACGATCTGCATCGCGGTGTCGAATAATCAGCATGCCAATAGCGAGGCGATGGCGACGTTTGGAGCCCACGTTTATCTCGGCCCTCGAGAGAACGTCACGGTCGGACAGTTGCGCCAGGCCATCGGTTTCGTGGCAGACAATCAAGGCTTGCGCAAAAGCTTGGCCGAGCATTCCCGGCGGTTGGTCGATGGTTTGGGTGCCCAACGGGTCGCCGTCACGCTGGCCGGTGCATTGTTGAGGGTTCGCCCAGCGACACAGGCCGATGCCCAATTGATTTTCGAAGGTCGTAACGCCGAGGCTGTACGCCGTGTATCGTTGGATGCATCAAGCATTGACTGGAGCAGTCACTGCCAATGGTTGCACGCAAGCCTGGTCAACGAGCAACGCCTGCTATTGGTCGGCGAAGCGGCGGACGGACCGATAGGGGTATTGCGCTATGACCTGCAAGGCAATGACGCGCTCGTGTCCATTTATCTGTTTGAAGACCGCATCGGGCTTGGCTGGGGAAGGGCGTTGCTGGCCCGCGGCGAAGCGTTTGCCGCTGCCCACTGGCCTCAGTTACGAAGCCTCAGTGCTCATATATTGCCCGCCAATTCAGCCTCCCTGAGTCTGTTTAGCCAGGGCGGTTTTACTCAGAATACTTGCGTGTTTACGCGCAAATTGAAGGATCACCTCCATGGCTAGTTTCAAGATCGGCCACTGTGTCATTGGGGCTGAGGCACCGCCTTTCATCATTGCCGAAATGAGTGGCAACCATAACCAGTCCCTGGAGGTGGCGCTGGAGATCGTCGAGGCCGCGGCCAGGGCCGGTGCGCACGCTTTGAAACTGCAGACCTACACCGCCGAGACCATGACGCTGGATCTGAATGAGGGTGAATTTTTCATCAAGGATCCCAACAGCCTGTGGGCTGGAACGTCGCTTTATGAGCTGTATGAAAAAGCCCACACACCGTGGGAATGGCACGCTCCGATTTTCGCCCGGGCCAAGGCGCTGGGCATGTTGGCGTTCTCGACGCCGTTTGACGAGACGGCCGTGGATTTTCTTGAAGCCCTCGATGTGCCGGCCTACAAGATCGCCAGCTTCGAAAACACCGATCTACCGCTGATCCGGCGAGTCGCCGCCACCGGCAAGCCGTTGATTATTTCCACCGGCATGGCGAGCGTTGCTGAACTCGACGAAACTGTACGGGCGGCCCGAGAGGCCGGTTGCAAGGATCTGGTATTGCTCAAGTGCACCAGCACCTATCCGGCCACCCCGGCCAACAGCAATGTGCGTACTATCCCTCATCTGCGGGAATTATTCGGCTGTGAGGTGGGGTTGTCGGACCACTCCATGGGGGTTGGCGTGTCTGTCGCCGCTGTGGCGTTAGGGGCAACCGTGGTCGAGAAACACTTCACTCTCGACCGCGCGGCGGGTGGGGTAGACGCCAGTTTCTCCCTTGAACCTGCGGAGCTGGCGGCGCTGGTGATTGAAACCGAGCGTGCCTGGCAAGCCATGGGGCAAGTGCACTATGGCGTGACCGAGGCTGAGCGCAAGTCGCTGATCTATCGGCGTTCTCTGTACGTGACGCAAGACATGAGCCCCGGCGACGCGTTTACAGCACAAAACGTCCGGGCTATTCGCCCAGGTCTCGGACTGCCTCCCAAGTACGCCGACTCTCTGATGGGCCGTTGTGCTCGTCAAGCCATCAAACGCGGCACTCCATTGGCTTGGTCGCTGGTTGAATAGCCCTTTCAAAAAGGGCTTATTCGGAAAATTGGCGTGACCTACGAGTCATAACGCGCATCTTCACTGTATTGTATTGACCGGGAAGATGGCGCCTGGCCCTTATCAGGCCCAGTGATAGCCCTTTACACTTCCCGCTTGTCGGCGCCCCTCGATTCCTTGCGAGCGGTGGTATTGGGCTGTTTTTGATTGGGAAGCCGTAATGATTGGCATAAAAAGCATTGCGAGCTACGTTCCTGTAGCCGGCGTGGACAATTACGCACAAGGTGCAAAATTTGAAAAGGATGAAGAATTCATCCTTGGCAAGATTGGTTCGGCCTTCTTGCCACGCAAGGATGACGGGCAGGAAACCTCGGACCTATGTGTTGAAGCGGTCAACGCGCTGTTTGCCAACAATCCCGGCCTGAAACGCGAATCTGTCGACGTGCTGATTGTCGTTACACAGAATGGCGATGAAGAAGGCTTGCCTCACACGGCAGCCATCGTCCAGGACAAGCTCGGCTTGCCTACCACGGTGGCGGCGTTTGATATCTCCCTGGGCTGCTCGGGTTATGTCTATGGCATCTACGCCATCAAGGGCTTCATGGAGGCCGCTGGCCTGAAGAATGGCTTGCTGGTGACCGCCGACCCGTACTCGAAAATCGTCGACCCGGAAGACCGCAACACCACGATGCTGTTTGGCGACGCCGCCACCGCCACCTGGATGGGTGAAGATGCGCCGTGGCAACTGGGCAAGGCCAAGTTCGGCACTGACGGCTCTGGTGCCCCGCACCTGAAGGTCAGCGATGGCGTATTCTTCATGAACGGCCGCCAGGTGTTCAACTTCGCCTTGCTCAAGGTGCCGGCCCACCTGCATGAGTTGCTCGCCGATTCCGATCTGCAAGCCAGCGACATTGATGCGTTTTGCATTCACCAGGGCAGCGCGGCAATTGTCGATGCGGTGGCACGGCGTTTCGAGGGCGAGCCGGAAAAGTTCATCAAGGACATGGTCGAGACTGGGAACACCGTGTCGTCGAGCATTCCGTTGCTGCTGGAAAAGCACGTGCTCGATTCCGATTGGAAGCGCGTGGCCTTGAGCGGTTTCGGCGTAGGTCTGTCATGGGGCTCGGCGATCATCTATCGCCCTTGAGCCACTAAACCCAGACACAAAAAATAGCGTCCAAGGTGTAACCTTGAACGCTATTTTTTTTGCCTCACGCGAAAGCGAGACACCATGAGCGAGTTCTTTGAGCGCAATCTCCAGATAATCCAGCAGCGTTGGCCTGCCTTGGCTGAGCGCTTGTCAGTGGAGAATGTCGGTGAATTGCAGGCCGATCTGGTAGAGGGGCTTGGCTCGACCTTGAGCGTCAACGGTATCCAACTGACCAGTCGACATGACCGTCTCGCCGAGGCAGACCTTCAAGCCGCCAGTCTGCCGCTGAGCGCCTCCATTGTGCATGTCTACGGCACCGGGCTGGGCGATCTGCAGAATCGCTTGCTGGAGCGGGACGGGCTTGAACGGTTATTTGTGCATATCCTCAACGGTGCGGTGTTCGCCCTGGTGCTGCAGGTGCTGGATCAATCTCCCTGGCTTGCCGATCCGAGAGTGGTGCTGCTCTATGCCGGTGATCTGGCGGAAATCCAACTGCCATTTTTCGCACTCCCCGCTGAGTTGGTGCTGGCCGATGATTACAGCGCCAAGATTCGTGATCGATTGATCAGTGAAATTCATCTGGACTTCACTAACCGAGCGTTCGACCCTCAGTCCGCTGAGATTGTCGAGCGTTTGCAATCGACTTTCAGTCTTGTGCGCAAAGATCGTGACGTTGCCGAGCTGTTCGGCACCTTAAACGGGCGTGAGGCGTTTGTCGTTGCCACCGGTCCCAGTCTTGAGCAGCACTTCGAGAAACTGCGTCATCTGAGCAAGCAAGCCGAGCGACCGTTGTTGATTTGTGTCGATACGGCTTACCGACCGTTGATCAATCATGGCATTGCCCCGGATATCGTGGTCAGCATCGACCAGCGTATCTCGGCGCGTCATCTTCCACCCGAAAGCACCGACGGCATTGCCCTGGTTTATCTGCCGATGGCCGACCCCGTGGTGATCGGAGCGTGGCGGGGACCGCGTTACGCCGGTTACTCCTCGAGTCCTGTCTACCGTCAGATGCGGGGACAGCTGCGCCGGGCCGAACTCCATGTAGGCGGCAGTGTGATTCATCCGGCTGTCGATCTGGCGGTGAAAATGGGCGCTGCGCAGGTCACGCTCTTCGGTGCCGATTTTGCTTTTCCCCATGACAGGACTCATGCAGGTTGGGGTGACGGTGACTTGGGGCCGCAACTGGGCGCGTCCAGGCATTGGGTGCTCGATGGGTATGGCCGGCGAGTCAAGACCCAGCTCAATTTCCGCAGTTACCTCTGCGAGCTGGAGCGTTTTATTGTCGGGCACCCCCAGGTGCGTTTCCATAACAGCAGTCGGGACGGGGCAATGATTGTCGGCACTGATTTCCACCCGGAGTATGTGCAATGAGCCAACTTCAAGGGCTGGTCGATGACGCCCGTGAATGCGCACGCCTGTTTCGTCTCGGAAGGGATGTTGAGGCGGGGTTGGCAATGGTCGCGCTGATTGAGTCGGCTCAACCTTTGGTTGAACGGATGCCAGGCGATGTCCCCTCGTCATGGAACACGCTACTTGCCTTGATGCTGAATGAGCAGCAGACGCAGAACTGGATCTCCTTAGCCGATTATCTTGAGTACGAGTGGGTCCAACTGCTGACCGCTGGTCAGTCGATCTGAGTTTTTTTGCCGCCGCACCACCGCCATTAGTCTCCAGTGACGCCAACGGCGTTTCCCTGACGCCATTTTTCTACCCTTCAATCGCCGCCAAGTCCTTGATTTACGAGGGGTGGCACCCTGATGGCAAAAATTTTGAAAAAACTGCTAAAGCAAGTTCCGATTACGACGATAACTATTACGAAGGTTCTCTAGGCCACACCCGGCGGTTGCCAGGGCCGGAAGCCGCAGTACCCAACCAACGAGGAATTCGTCATGGCTTTAACAGTAAACACCAACGTCACATCGTTGAACGTTCAGAAGAACCTGAACAAGGCTTCCGATGCTCTGTCCACTTCGATGACCCGTCTGTCGTCCGGCCTGAAAATTAACAGCGCCAAAGACGACGCCGCCGGCCTGCAGATCTCCACTCGTATGACCTCGCAAATTCGCGGTCAGACTGTTGCGATCAAGAACGCCAACGATGGTATCTCCATCGCTCAGACCGCTGAAGGCGCTCTGCAGGAATCCACCAACATTCTGCAGCGTATGCGTGAACTGGCCGTACAGGCACGAAACGACAACAACGGTACAGCTGACCGTGATGCTCTGAACAAAGAATTTGCTCAGATGTCGGACGAACTGACCCGTATCGCCGACTCCACCAACCTCAACGGCAAGAACCTGATCGACGGTTCCGCTGGTACCATGACCTTCCAGGTCGGCTCCAACACCGGTGCTACCAACCAGATCACTCTGACCCTGAGCGACAGCTTCGACGCTGCCACCCTGAGCGTTGACTCTGCTGCCATCGCGATCAGTGCTGCAGACAGTGCTGAAGCTGAAACCAACACCTCAGCTGCAATCGACGCGATCGACGCTGCTCTGGCGACCATCAACGCCAGCCGTGCGGACCTCGGTGCTGCTCAGAACCGTCTGACCAGCACGATCTCCAACCTGCAGAACATCAACGAAAACGCCGCTGCTGCACTGGGCCGTGTACAAGACACCGACTTCGCTGCTGAAACTGCCCAACTGACGAAGCAGCAGACTCTGCAGCAAGCGTCTACTTCGGTTCTGGCCCAGGCCAACCAACTGCCATCCGCTGTACTGAAGCTGCTTCAGTAATAGCTGGATGAGTTTTAGCGGGGGAGTGCGCTTGCGTACTCTCTCGCTTTTTCCGTTCAAGAGGTGATGGACATGGATATGAGCGTGAAGCTGAACTTGTCTTATCCAGCTGCGAAGCCGGCCCCGACAGTTGCCGACAAACCAGTGGAGAAGCCTCGAGCCGAGGCCGCCAGTTTGGCGTCGGTCAAAGATGAGTCCAAAGATCCAGCGGC is a window from the Pseudomonas brassicacearum genome containing:
- the pseF gene encoding pseudaminic acid cytidylyltransferase; translation: MSLIAIIPARGGSKRIPRKNLKLFDGVPMIVRSIQAALASQLFDEVVVSTDNEEIAELARIHGAQVPFMRPIALADDFTGTTAVVAHALGELHERSFDFACCIYATAPLLQARFLRQGLQLLRDHPDKSFAFSVTSFGFPIQRALTLDEQGALTPLYPQFRETRSQDLPEAFQDAGQFYWGRREAWLRGDVLFSPKSLPVVLPRHLVQDIDTPEDWKRAEYLYAALKAGGELK
- the pseG gene encoding UDP-2,4-diacetamido-2,4,6-trideoxy-beta-L-altropyranose hydrolase; amino-acid sequence: MRVLIRADASPAIGSGHIARCLTLARVLRGHGAHVAFACRQLPGHRLQALAAEGFETFALPDFYPGEDPQQAIESLLPWQEDIAALQQVSSDQPGFDWVIVDHYGLDHHWQTAARRFAPRIMAMDDLATRTYSVDLLLNQNLSGTRAAYTGLLPESCRTLLGPRYALLRDEFRCEAIDIKPRARRVLVNFGGFDAAMQTHHAMLALADFPELEVDFVAGADNPAWARMQMMAASRPNWRLHSFVRHFHQLMIEADLFIGAGGGTSWERAAMGLPTICIAVSNNQHANSEAMATFGAHVYLGPRENVTVGQLRQAIGFVADNQGLRKSLAEHSRRLVDGLGAQRVAVTLAGALLRVRPATQADAQLIFEGRNAEAVRRVSLDASSIDWSSHCQWLHASLVNEQRLLLVGEAADGPIGVLRYDLQGNDALVSIYLFEDRIGLGWGRALLARGEAFAAAHWPQLRSLSAHILPANSASLSLFSQGGFTQNTCVFTRKLKDHLHG
- the pseI gene encoding pseudaminic acid synthase, which translates into the protein MASFKIGHCVIGAEAPPFIIAEMSGNHNQSLEVALEIVEAAARAGAHALKLQTYTAETMTLDLNEGEFFIKDPNSLWAGTSLYELYEKAHTPWEWHAPIFARAKALGMLAFSTPFDETAVDFLEALDVPAYKIASFENTDLPLIRRVAATGKPLIISTGMASVAELDETVRAAREAGCKDLVLLKCTSTYPATPANSNVRTIPHLRELFGCEVGLSDHSMGVGVSVAAVALGATVVEKHFTLDRAAGGVDASFSLEPAELAALVIETERAWQAMGQVHYGVTEAERKSLIYRRSLYVTQDMSPGDAFTAQNVRAIRPGLGLPPKYADSLMGRCARQAIKRGTPLAWSLVE
- a CDS encoding ketoacyl-ACP synthase III encodes the protein MIGIKSIASYVPVAGVDNYAQGAKFEKDEEFILGKIGSAFLPRKDDGQETSDLCVEAVNALFANNPGLKRESVDVLIVVTQNGDEEGLPHTAAIVQDKLGLPTTVAAFDISLGCSGYVYGIYAIKGFMEAAGLKNGLLVTADPYSKIVDPEDRNTTMLFGDAATATWMGEDAPWQLGKAKFGTDGSGAPHLKVSDGVFFMNGRQVFNFALLKVPAHLHELLADSDLQASDIDAFCIHQGSAAIVDAVARRFEGEPEKFIKDMVETGNTVSSSIPLLLEKHVLDSDWKRVALSGFGVGLSWGSAIIYRP
- a CDS encoding motility associated factor glycosyltransferase family protein: MSEFFERNLQIIQQRWPALAERLSVENVGELQADLVEGLGSTLSVNGIQLTSRHDRLAEADLQAASLPLSASIVHVYGTGLGDLQNRLLERDGLERLFVHILNGAVFALVLQVLDQSPWLADPRVVLLYAGDLAEIQLPFFALPAELVLADDYSAKIRDRLISEIHLDFTNRAFDPQSAEIVERLQSTFSLVRKDRDVAELFGTLNGREAFVVATGPSLEQHFEKLRHLSKQAERPLLICVDTAYRPLINHGIAPDIVVSIDQRISARHLPPESTDGIALVYLPMADPVVIGAWRGPRYAGYSSSPVYRQMRGQLRRAELHVGGSVIHPAVDLAVKMGAAQVTLFGADFAFPHDRTHAGWGDGDLGPQLGASRHWVLDGYGRRVKTQLNFRSYLCELERFIVGHPQVRFHNSSRDGAMIVGTDFHPEYVQ
- a CDS encoding flagellin domain-containing protein codes for the protein MALTVNTNVTSLNVQKNLNKASDALSTSMTRLSSGLKINSAKDDAAGLQISTRMTSQIRGQTVAIKNANDGISIAQTAEGALQESTNILQRMRELAVQARNDNNGTADRDALNKEFAQMSDELTRIADSTNLNGKNLIDGSAGTMTFQVGSNTGATNQITLTLSDSFDAATLSVDSAAIAISAADSAEAETNTSAAIDAIDAALATINASRADLGAAQNRLTSTISNLQNINENAAAALGRVQDTDFAAETAQLTKQQTLQQASTSVLAQANQLPSAVLKLLQ